A window of Nocardiopsis sp. Huas11 genomic DNA:
CAGCCCCGACCTGGGCGTCTCCGGCCGCCACGTGATGATCGCCGCCGGTTCGGGCATCACGCCGATGCTGTCCATCGCGGCCTCGCTGCTGCGCGCCACCGACTCCCACGTCACCCTGCTCTACGGCAACCGCCGCAGCGACACGGTGATGTTCGCCGACGAGCTGGCCGACCTCAAGGACGCGTTCGGCCCCCGCCTCGAACTCGTGCACGTGCTCTCCCGCGAGCCCCGCGAGACAGAGCTGTTCACGGGCCGCCTGGACGCCGCCAAGCTCGACGCGCTGCTGTCCACGATCGTGGCCGCCGACGGGACCGACCACTGGTGGCTGTGCGGGCCCTTCGGCATGGTCACCGACGCCCAGGAGGTCCTGGCCCGCCGGGGCGTGCCGCGCGAGCGCGTGCACCAGGAGCTGTTCTTCGTCGAGGGCGACGAGCCCCCGCCGCAGGCACGCCACGAGGAGCCCGGGGTGGAGGGGCCGGCCACCGAGGTGACCGTCGTCCTGGACGGGCGCACCAGCACCCTGACTCTGCCGCGGGACACCCCCGTGCTGGACGCCGCCCAGCGCTACCGCCCCGACCTGCCCTTCGCCTGCAAGGGCGGGGTGTGCGGCACCTGCCGGGTCCGGGTCTGCGAGGGCGAGGTGCGCATGCGCCGCAACTACGCGCTCAGCGACGACGAGGTCGCGGCCGGGTACGCGCTGGCCTGCCAGTCGCTGCCCCAGACCGAGACCCTGACCGTGGACTTCGACTCGTGAGCGGGGCGGAGCCGAGCGCGGCGCGGCGGATGTTCGAGGCCGACCGGGCGTCGAAGAACCTGGGCATGCGGCTGGTCGACCTGGGCGAGGGCACCGCCACCGTGGAGATGGCCGTGGGCCCGCTCATGGTCAACGGGCACGGCATCGCCCACGGCGGGTTCGTGTTCACGCTGGCCGACACCGCGTTCGCGTGCGCCTGCAACGCCGACGGGCGCGGAGTGACGGTCGCCTCGGGGGCGGAGATCACCTTCGTGGCCCCCGTCCGCGAGGGCGACGTGCTGGTGGCCACCGCCGCCGAGCGCGTGGTCTTCGGCCGCAGCGGCCTCTACGACGTGACCGTCCGCCGCGGCGGGGAGGTCGTCGCGGAGTTCCGCGGCCGCAGCCGCACCCTCAACGGGGGCTGACGGCAGGAGAGAGGCACGGGAGGGGCCGGGGGCGCACGCGCGCCCCCGGCCCCGATCCGCTTTGCCCCCCTTGACGGCGGTCCGGCCGCCCGCATACTGGGCTGCGACGCGCGAAATCGCACCGTCATGCAATGTTAGCGAGAACATTACTGGCAAGTAGCATATAGAACGGCGGAAGGTCGCAGACGTGCCCGCACCCGCTCCACCTCGACGTCCATCGTTCGCCTGGAGGATGGCGGCCATCCTCCTCACGAGTGTGATCGCCCTCATGAGCAGCGCCGCCGCCGACCCCCGGACCTCCGAAGGGCGGCCACCCTACGCCGGCTACCTGTTCGCCTACATGACGGGAGAGGGCACCCCCGAGGGCGAACAGGTCTACTTCGCCCTCAGCGACGGCAACGACCCGCTGCGCTGGCGGGAACTCAACGGCGGTGACCCGGTGCTCACCTCGACGCTGGGGGAGGAGGGGGTGCGCGACCCCTTTGTCGTCCGATCGCCGCTGGACGGGACGTTCTACCTCATCGCCACCGACCTTCGAATGTACGGCGGCGGCGACTGGAACGAGGTCCAGCGTCATGGCAGCCGCTCCATCATGGTGTGGGAGTCGGACGACCTGGTGCACTGGTCCGACCAGCGCCGGGTCGAGGTCGCCCCGCCCAACGCCGGCAACGTGTGGGCCCCTGAGGCCCACTGGGACGCCCAACGAGGCGTGTTCGCCGTGTACTGGGCGTCCAAGCTCTACGACGAGGACGACCCCCACCACACGGGTGACCAGCACCAGCGCATGATGGTCGCCACGACAACCGACTTCCAGGAGTTCGGGGCGGCCGAGGTCTGGCAGGACCCGGGGCACTCGGTCATCGACTCCACCGTGGTGGAGCACGAGGGCGTCTACCACCGCTTCACCAAGGACGAGCGCGGAGCCTCCAGCGACAACGAGTGCGGCAAGTTCATCGTCGGGGAGCGCTCCGAGGACCTGATGGACCGTTCGTGGGACCTGGTGGCGGACTGCATCGGTCGAGGCTCGGAAGGGCGGCCCGGCATCGAGCGTGGCGAGGGTCCCACCGTCTTCAAGTCCAACACCGAGGACAAGTGGTACCTGTTCGTCGACGAGTACACGGGCCGGGGCTACGTGCCCTTGGAGACCACCGACCTCGATTCCGGTGAGTGGACGCTCTCCAGCGGCTATGACCTGCCCGCCTCACCCCGCCACGGCACGGTCATGCCCGTGACCCGGCAGGAGTACCAGCGCCTGGACGCCGCCTTCGGCGCCCGCTGAGCCGGTCCCCCCGGGGCGCGCGGGAGACCCTTGCGCACCCCCGGGGGGCGGTCAGCCGGATCTGCGCATCATCGCCCGCTGGAAGATGATGAAGATCAGCAGCAGGACGCCGATGACGATCTTGGTCCACCAGGAGCTGAGCGTGCCCTCGAAGGAGATGAGGGTCTGCACCGTGCCGAGCACCAGCACGCCCGCCACCGACCCGGCCACGTAGCCCACCCCGCCCGACAGCAGCGTTCCGCCGATCACCACGGCGGCGATCACGTCCAGCTCCATGCCGACCCCGTGCAGGCCGTAGCCGGAGAGCATGTACAGGCTGAAGAGGAGACCGCCCAGCGCCGAGCAGAACCCGCTCACCGCGTACACGCCCACCCGGACCCGGCCGGTCGGCAGCCCCATCAGGCGGGCGGAGGACGCGCTGCCGCCCACCGCGTACACCGTGCGCCCGAACCGCGTCAGGTGCAGGACGTACACGGCCACCAGGACCACGGCCAGCGCGATCAGGACGCTGTAGGTCAGCGTCACCCCGTCGCCCAGGGAGATGGTCCCCGTCGCCAGCGCCCGGAAGGTCGGCTCGGTGATGGAGACCGACTCCACGCTGATGAGGAAGCACAACCCGCGGGCCAGGAACATGCCCGCCAGGGTGACGATGAAGGGCTGCACGTCGAAGAAGTGGATCACCAGCCCCATCAGCAGGCCCAGCGTCGTGCCCGCGGCGAGCACGGCCAGGACCGAGGCCAGCGGGGGCCACCCCGCCTGGAGCGTGGCCGCCGCGATCATGGTCGACAGCGCCGCCACCGCGCCCACCGACAGGTCGATCCCGCCGGTCAGGATCACGAAGGTCATCCCCACCGCGAGCACGATGAGGAAGGCGTTGTCAACGAACAGGTTGGTCACGACCTGCGGCGAGGCGAAGCCCTCATAGCGCACCGACCCCGTACCGAAGGTCAGGACGAACACCGTGAAGGTGGCGATCACCGGCAGGAACCGGCGGGGGAGTCGGTCGACGCGGTCCTTCACGCGTCTGACGTCCAGGACGTTCATGGCGCGGTCACCTCCTGGGCGCGGGTGTCGGGGACGGACGGCGGCCCGGACCTGCGCCGGGGCCGGAACAGCTCGGAGGTGCGCGGGGACTGCAGCAGGCACACGGCGATCACCACGACCGCCTTGAACACGAGGATGGCGTCGGGCGGCACGCCGATGCTGTACACGGTCGTGGTCAGCGTCTGGATCACCAGCGCGCCCACGAGGGTGCCGGTGAGCGAGTACCGCCCGCCGGCCAGCGAGGTGCCCCCGATCACCACGGCCAGGATCGCGTCCATCTCGATCCACAGGCCCGCGTTGTTGGCGTCGGCGGCGTTGACGTTCGAGCTGATCATCAGGCCGGCCACGCCCGCGCACAGCCCCGCGAACACGTAGACCGTCCACACGATGGTGCGCGAGCGCACCCCCGCCAGCCGGCTGGCCCGCGGGTTGGTGCCCACCGACTCCACGAGCATGCCCAGGGCCGTGCCGCGCGTCAGCCCGGCGACGGCCAGCAGCACGCCGAGGCTGATGAGGATCGCGATCGGCAGCACCACGAAGCCCGCGCCGATCTGGTGGTAGACCGGATCGTTCACGGTGATGATCTGGCCCTCGGTCACGAGCATCGCGACGCCGCGGCCGGCGGTCATCAGCACCAGGGTCGCGATGATCGGCTGGATGCCCAGGACCGAGACGAGGAAGCCGTTCCACAACCCGAGCAGGACGCACACCGACAGTGCCAGCAGCATCGCCGTGATCGCGTCCCCGCCCGAGACGATCCAGGTGCAGGCGATGGCGCCCGCGACCGCGGCCACGGCGCCCACCGACAGGTCGATGCCCCGGGTGGCGATCACCAGGGTCATCCCCACCGCGATGAGCAGCGTCGGCGCCCCGTTGCGCAGGATGTCGACCACGCTGCCGTACAGGGCCCCGTTCTGGAAGCGGATCTCCAGGAACGAGGGGTTGACCACGGCGTTGAGCACGAGCAGCCCGACCAGGGCCACGACCGGCCAGAACAGGTGGTGCCGGATC
This region includes:
- the yjfF gene encoding galactofuranose ABC transporter, permease protein YjfF; translated protein: MNVLDVRRVKDRVDRLPRRFLPVIATFTVFVLTFGTGSVRYEGFASPQVVTNLFVDNAFLIVLAVGMTFVILTGGIDLSVGAVAALSTMIAAATLQAGWPPLASVLAVLAAGTTLGLLMGLVIHFFDVQPFIVTLAGMFLARGLCFLISVESVSITEPTFRALATGTISLGDGVTLTYSVLIALAVVLVAVYVLHLTRFGRTVYAVGGSASSARLMGLPTGRVRVGVYAVSGFCSALGGLLFSLYMLSGYGLHGVGMELDVIAAVVIGGTLLSGGVGYVAGSVAGVLVLGTVQTLISFEGTLSSWWTKIVIGVLLLIFIIFQRAMMRRSG
- the paaE gene encoding 1,2-phenylacetyl-CoA epoxidase subunit PaaE, giving the protein MTTPVTDAPAAPRRAAAFHRLRVAAVERLCDDAVAVTFDVPDDLAEEFAFAPGQSLTLRRVVDGVEERRSYSICAPVGASPRVGVRLVADGLFSTWLVHEVVPGDEIEVGTPTGRFSPDLGVSGRHVMIAAGSGITPMLSIAASLLRATDSHVTLLYGNRRSDTVMFADELADLKDAFGPRLELVHVLSREPRETELFTGRLDAAKLDALLSTIVAADGTDHWWLCGPFGMVTDAQEVLARRGVPRERVHQELFFVEGDEPPPQARHEEPGVEGPATEVTVVLDGRTSTLTLPRDTPVLDAAQRYRPDLPFACKGGVCGTCRVRVCEGEVRMRRNYALSDDEVAAGYALACQSLPQTETLTVDFDS
- a CDS encoding glycoside hydrolase family 43 protein is translated as MSSAAADPRTSEGRPPYAGYLFAYMTGEGTPEGEQVYFALSDGNDPLRWRELNGGDPVLTSTLGEEGVRDPFVVRSPLDGTFYLIATDLRMYGGGDWNEVQRHGSRSIMVWESDDLVHWSDQRRVEVAPPNAGNVWAPEAHWDAQRGVFAVYWASKLYDEDDPHHTGDQHQRMMVATTTDFQEFGAAEVWQDPGHSVIDSTVVEHEGVYHRFTKDERGASSDNECGKFIVGERSEDLMDRSWDLVADCIGRGSEGRPGIERGEGPTVFKSNTEDKWYLFVDEYTGRGYVPLETTDLDSGEWTLSSGYDLPASPRHGTVMPVTRQEYQRLDAAFGAR
- a CDS encoding ABC transporter permease, with protein sequence MIRHHLFWPVVALVGLLVLNAVVNPSFLEIRFQNGALYGSVVDILRNGAPTLLIAVGMTLVIATRGIDLSVGAVAAVAGAIACTWIVSGGDAITAMLLALSVCVLLGLWNGFLVSVLGIQPIIATLVLMTAGRGVAMLVTEGQIITVNDPVYHQIGAGFVVLPIAILISLGVLLAVAGLTRGTALGMLVESVGTNPRASRLAGVRSRTIVWTVYVFAGLCAGVAGLMISSNVNAADANNAGLWIEMDAILAVVIGGTSLAGGRYSLTGTLVGALVIQTLTTTVYSIGVPPDAILVFKAVVVIAVCLLQSPRTSELFRPRRRSGPPSVPDTRAQEVTAP
- the paaI gene encoding hydroxyphenylacetyl-CoA thioesterase PaaI produces the protein MFEADRASKNLGMRLVDLGEGTATVEMAVGPLMVNGHGIAHGGFVFTLADTAFACACNADGRGVTVASGAEITFVAPVREGDVLVATAAERVVFGRSGLYDVTVRRGGEVVAEFRGRSRTLNGG